From one Oceanimonas doudoroffii genomic stretch:
- the nagB gene encoding glucosamine-6-phosphate deaminase codes for MRLIPLADAEQVARRAAHHIATRIERHGPSAQRPFVLGLPTGSTPLGTYRELVRLHRAGALSFRHVVTFNMDEYVGLSPSHPQSYHAFMHRHLFSQIDIPADNIHLLNGTAEDLDAECRRFENRIRHYGGVNLFLGGVGSDGHIAFNEPASSLASRTRVMTLTDATRRANARFFNDDPAQVPRRALTVGVGTLMEAEEIMLLVTGAHKARALQAAVEGPVNHLWTVSALQLHPNSLILCDDDATLELRVRTLRYFQQREADMSACPE; via the coding sequence ATGCGTCTGATCCCCCTGGCCGACGCCGAGCAGGTCGCTCGCCGGGCCGCGCATCATATTGCCACCCGCATCGAGCGCCATGGCCCCAGCGCCCAGCGCCCCTTTGTGCTGGGGCTGCCCACCGGCAGCACGCCCCTGGGCACCTACCGGGAACTGGTGCGGCTGCACCGGGCCGGCGCGCTCAGCTTTCGTCACGTGGTCACCTTTAACATGGATGAGTATGTGGGGTTGTCTCCATCCCACCCGCAAAGCTACCACGCCTTTATGCACCGGCACCTGTTCAGCCAGATAGACATCCCCGCCGACAACATTCATTTGCTGAACGGCACCGCCGAGGATCTGGATGCCGAATGCCGCCGTTTTGAAAACCGCATTCGCCATTACGGCGGTGTGAACCTGTTCTTGGGCGGTGTGGGCAGCGACGGCCACATCGCCTTTAACGAGCCGGCCTCATCGCTGGCCTCACGCACGCGGGTGATGACCCTGACCGACGCCACCCGCCGGGCCAACGCCCGCTTCTTCAACGACGACCCGGCCCAGGTGCCGCGCCGGGCCCTGACCGTGGGTGTGGGTACCCTGATGGAAGCCGAGGAAATCATGCTGCTGGTCACCGGCGCCCACAAGGCCCGGGCCCTGCAGGCGGCGGTGGAAGGCCCGGTCAATCACCTGTGGACGGTGTCGGCGCTGCAACTGCACCCGAACAGCCTTATCCTGTGTGACGACGATGCCACCCTGGAGCTCAGGGTGCGTACCCTGCGCTATTTTCAACAACGCGAAGCCGACATGTCTGCCTGCCCGGAGTAA
- the uvrB gene encoding excinuclease ABC subunit UvrB: protein MSKTFELVSDYQPGGDQPTAIAQLLDGIESGLAHQTLLGVTGSGKTFTMANVIATLNRPTMVLAPNKTLAAQLYGEMKEFFPHNAVEYFVSYYDYYQPEAYVPTTDTFIEKDASINDHIEQMRLSATKALMERRDVIIVASVSAIYGLGDPQSYLSMMLHLRTGDVLDQRDMLRRLAELQYSRNDAAFQRGTFRVRGEVVDIFPAESDDQAVRVELFDDEIERISLFDPLTGAVLQTVARFTIYPKTHYVTPRETLLEAIEHIKKELVERKAQLLSANKLLEEQRISQRTQFDIEMIQELGYCSGIENYSRYLSGRGEGEPPPTLFDYLPGDGLLIIDESHVTVPQIGGMYKGDRSRKETLVEYGFRLPSALDNRPLRFEEFEALMPQTVFVSATPGPYELDKSGNDIAEQVVRPTGLLDPVLEVRPVATQVDDLLSEARLRVEQGERVLVTTLTKRMAEDLTEYLNEHGVKVRYLHSDIDTVERMEIIRDLRLGEFDVLVGINLLREGLDMPEVSLVAILDADKEGFLRSERSLIQTIGRAARNLNGKAILYADRITRSMAAAIDETERRRAKQQAFNEEHGIVPKGLNKRITDVMDLDGTKRVGSKRAKDKAPLPEHLPSARELSHQIDELEQQMLAHAQNLEFEQAAALRDRIHQLREQMIRS from the coding sequence ATGAGCAAGACATTTGAACTGGTGAGCGACTATCAGCCCGGCGGCGATCAGCCCACCGCCATCGCCCAGTTGCTGGACGGCATCGAGTCCGGGCTGGCGCACCAGACCCTGCTGGGGGTTACCGGCTCCGGCAAGACCTTTACCATGGCCAACGTCATTGCCACCCTCAACCGGCCTACCATGGTGCTGGCGCCCAACAAGACCCTGGCGGCCCAGCTGTATGGCGAGATGAAGGAGTTCTTTCCGCACAACGCGGTGGAGTATTTCGTTTCCTATTACGACTACTACCAGCCCGAGGCCTATGTGCCCACCACCGACACCTTTATTGAAAAGGACGCTTCCATCAACGATCACATCGAGCAGATGCGGTTGTCGGCCACCAAGGCGCTGATGGAGCGGCGGGATGTGATTATCGTGGCCTCGGTGTCGGCCATTTACGGCCTGGGCGATCCTCAGTCCTACCTGAGCATGATGCTGCATCTGCGCACCGGCGATGTGCTGGATCAGCGCGACATGCTGCGCCGGCTGGCGGAGCTGCAATACAGCCGCAACGACGCGGCTTTTCAGCGCGGCACCTTTCGCGTACGCGGGGAGGTGGTGGACATCTTTCCCGCCGAATCGGACGATCAGGCGGTGCGAGTGGAGCTGTTCGATGACGAGATCGAGCGCATCAGCCTGTTTGATCCGCTCACCGGCGCCGTGCTGCAGACGGTGGCCCGTTTTACCATCTACCCCAAGACCCACTATGTGACCCCGCGGGAGACCCTGCTGGAAGCCATAGAACACATTAAAAAAGAGCTGGTTGAGCGCAAGGCGCAGCTGCTCTCGGCCAACAAGCTGCTGGAAGAGCAGCGCATCAGTCAGCGTACCCAGTTTGACATCGAGATGATACAGGAGCTGGGTTACTGCTCCGGCATTGAAAACTACTCTCGCTACCTGTCGGGCCGGGGGGAGGGCGAGCCGCCGCCCACCCTGTTTGACTATCTGCCCGGTGACGGCCTGCTGATCATCGACGAGTCCCACGTCACCGTGCCCCAGATTGGCGGCATGTATAAAGGCGACCGTTCTCGCAAGGAGACCCTGGTGGAATACGGCTTTCGCCTGCCCTCGGCGCTGGACAACCGGCCCCTGCGCTTTGAGGAGTTCGAGGCGCTGATGCCCCAGACGGTGTTTGTGTCGGCCACTCCCGGCCCCTATGAGCTCGACAAGTCCGGGAATGATATTGCCGAGCAGGTGGTGCGTCCGACCGGCCTGCTTGACCCTGTGCTTGAGGTGCGCCCGGTGGCGACTCAGGTGGACGATCTGCTCTCCGAAGCGAGGCTTCGAGTGGAGCAGGGCGAGCGAGTACTGGTGACCACCCTGACCAAGCGCATGGCGGAAGATCTCACCGAGTACCTGAACGAGCACGGGGTCAAGGTGCGCTACCTGCATTCCGACATTGATACCGTGGAACGCATGGAGATCATTCGTGATCTGCGCCTGGGCGAGTTTGACGTGCTGGTGGGCATCAACCTGTTGCGGGAAGGCCTGGACATGCCGGAAGTGTCGCTGGTGGCCATTCTCGATGCGGACAAGGAAGGCTTCCTGCGCTCCGAGCGTTCCCTGATCCAGACCATAGGCCGGGCCGCCCGCAACCTGAACGGCAAGGCCATTCTCTATGCCGACCGCATTACCCGCTCCATGGCTGCCGCCATTGATGAAACCGAGCGGCGGCGGGCCAAGCAGCAGGCCTTTAACGAAGAGCACGGCATTGTGCCCAAGGGCCTCAACAAGCGCATCACCGATGTGATGGATCTGGACGGCACCAAGCGGGTGGGGTCAAAACGGGCCAAGGACAAAGCCCCGTTGCCGGAACACCTGCCCAGTGCCAGGGAGCTCAGCCACCAGATCGACGAGCTGGAGCAGCAAATGCTGGCCCACGCCCAGAACCTGGAGTTCGAGCAGGCCGCGGCGCTGCGGGATCGCATTCACCAGCTCAGGGAGCAGATGATTCGCAGCTGA
- a CDS encoding DUF922 domain-containing protein, whose protein sequence is MLLATPAFGAMELKARQTVDVYGSTALEPSLADVDYRMSWQLSGEQGQAGCAPARVLVSLTATVTEPLEWPQTPEWQNYRLALTAYERLVRERALLAAEWLERSLFEIAPQADCMQLHRVADNVGYHQLGIAQDLLKHFQREQDFGRQLGLIRPAE, encoded by the coding sequence ATGTTGCTTGCCACCCCCGCCTTTGGCGCCATGGAGCTGAAGGCCCGGCAAACCGTGGATGTGTATGGCTCCACGGCCCTGGAGCCCAGCCTGGCGGATGTGGATTACCGCATGTCGTGGCAGCTCAGTGGCGAGCAGGGGCAGGCGGGGTGCGCACCTGCCCGCGTGCTGGTGTCGCTGACCGCCACCGTGACCGAGCCGCTGGAATGGCCGCAAACCCCCGAATGGCAGAACTACCGGCTGGCGCTGACCGCCTACGAGCGGCTGGTGCGCGAACGGGCACTGCTGGCCGCGGAATGGCTGGAGCGCTCGCTGTTTGAAATTGCGCCCCAGGCCGACTGCATGCAGTTGCACCGGGTGGCCGACAACGTGGGTTATCATCAGCTTGGCATTGCCCAGGACCTGCTTAAACACTTTCAGCGTGAGCAGGACTTCGGTCGTCAGCTCGGCCTGATTCGTCCGGCGGAATAA
- a CDS encoding helix-turn-helix domain-containing protein translates to MREQGQLAFRYLGFRRFLPDPELAGWVDCFWAIGEGAGLPYGSFETTYPDGGCSLTVTLDGPLRGARIEFNRRTERHLFLAGHRCISARLRPGALFQLFGVSPTLLPAGAVDACQLLPSPAQARLRRLLVGLDGLAVVPAIARLEGWLAEEAVHTGDASQTRLALAMLREPDMRVGQVACRLGISSRTLERRLQQQIGLSPAFYQLCVRMQAARLQLARPKASLAQVALSCGYYDQAHFTHAFRRFVGGTPAEYRKRKLSQNYKAP, encoded by the coding sequence GTGCGTGAGCAAGGGCAGCTGGCATTCCGCTATCTGGGATTTCGGCGCTTTTTGCCGGATCCCGAGCTGGCCGGCTGGGTGGACTGCTTCTGGGCCATTGGCGAAGGTGCCGGCCTGCCTTACGGATCCTTTGAGACCACGTATCCGGACGGCGGCTGCAGCCTGACGGTGACCCTTGACGGCCCCCTGCGCGGCGCCCGCATCGAATTCAACCGGCGTACCGAGCGGCATCTGTTTCTGGCCGGGCATCGCTGCATCAGCGCCCGGCTCAGGCCCGGCGCCCTGTTTCAGTTGTTTGGGGTGTCTCCCACCCTGTTGCCGGCGGGGGCGGTGGATGCCTGCCAGCTGTTGCCCAGCCCGGCGCAAGCCCGCTTGCGCCGGCTGCTGGTCGGGCTGGACGGCCTGGCGGTGGTGCCGGCCATTGCCAGGCTGGAAGGCTGGCTCGCGGAGGAGGCGGTGCACACCGGCGACGCCTCGCAGACTCGGCTGGCGTTGGCCATGTTACGGGAGCCGGACATGCGAGTGGGCCAGGTGGCCTGCCGGCTTGGCATCAGCAGCCGCACCCTGGAGCGACGGCTGCAGCAGCAGATAGGCCTGAGTCCGGCGTTTTACCAGCTTTGTGTGCGCATGCAGGCGGCCCGACTGCAACTGGCCCGCCCAAAGGCTTCACTGGCACAGGTCGCGCTGTCTTGCGGTTATTACGATCAGGCCCACTTCACCCATGCCTTTCGCCGCTTTGTCGGCGGTACCCCCGCCGAATACCGTAAACGCAAGTTGTCGCAAAACTACAAGGCACCCTGA
- the nagE gene encoding N-acetylglucosamine-specific PTS transporter subunit IIBC: MLLGYLQRLGKALMLPIATLPVAALLLRLGQPDLLALPFMAQAGAALFDQLPLLFAIGIAVGLSRDDAGAAALAGAVGYLVLTGAVVSLHAEIRLSFFGGIIAGIIAGHCYNRFAAVRLPDSLAFFGGKRLVPIMTGLLCLLVAVLLGVAWPPVQQAIDGLGQAVAGAGGAGQFVYGVLNRALIPVGLHHVLNSLFWFGLGDCLKVSYEAGGVQQHICLAPALAGTLSVGGAVPGVDGAVINGIADDVVRGDLNRFFAGDPTAGGFMAGFFPVMMFGLPAAALAMVLAAPRGHRARAAGLLLSMALTSLLTGITEPLEFTFMFLAPLLYGLHALLTGVSLMAANALGALHGFGFSAGLFDLVLNWGLATHPWRLLGLGLVMALLYFVLFYSAIRLFHLATPGRELAGDAPEQQNETIRPKDDQDSVLARGLIAALGGAGNLQHIDACITRLRLTLKDTALADDARLRALGAKGVVHLGEHHLQVVLGTRAEAVAGAMKAGLVKEQNGS; encoded by the coding sequence ATGCTGTTGGGATATCTGCAAAGGCTGGGCAAGGCGCTGATGCTGCCCATTGCCACCCTGCCGGTGGCGGCGCTGCTGTTGCGCCTCGGACAGCCGGATCTGCTCGCCCTGCCCTTTATGGCCCAGGCGGGGGCCGCCCTGTTTGATCAGTTGCCACTGCTGTTTGCCATCGGCATCGCCGTGGGCCTGTCCCGGGACGATGCCGGTGCCGCGGCCCTGGCCGGCGCCGTGGGGTACCTGGTACTCACCGGTGCCGTGGTGAGCCTTCATGCCGAGATCAGGCTGTCATTTTTTGGCGGCATTATCGCCGGCATCATCGCCGGGCACTGTTATAACCGCTTTGCCGCCGTGCGCCTGCCGGACAGCCTGGCCTTTTTTGGCGGCAAGCGGCTGGTGCCCATCATGACCGGGCTATTGTGTCTGCTGGTCGCGGTGTTGCTGGGGGTTGCCTGGCCGCCGGTGCAGCAGGCCATCGACGGCCTTGGCCAGGCGGTGGCGGGCGCCGGTGGTGCGGGGCAGTTTGTCTATGGCGTGCTCAACCGGGCGCTGATCCCGGTGGGGCTGCACCATGTGCTCAATTCCCTGTTCTGGTTTGGCCTGGGAGATTGCCTCAAGGTGAGTTATGAGGCCGGCGGTGTTCAGCAGCATATTTGCCTGGCACCGGCCCTGGCCGGCACCCTCAGCGTGGGCGGGGCCGTGCCCGGCGTGGACGGCGCCGTGATCAACGGCATCGCCGACGACGTTGTTCGGGGTGATCTGAATCGATTCTTTGCCGGCGACCCCACCGCCGGCGGATTTATGGCCGGTTTCTTTCCGGTGATGATGTTTGGCCTGCCGGCGGCGGCCCTGGCCATGGTGCTGGCAGCGCCCAGGGGGCACAGGGCCCGGGCCGCAGGCCTGCTGCTGTCGATGGCGCTGACCTCCTTGCTCACCGGCATTACCGAGCCGCTCGAATTTACCTTTATGTTTCTGGCGCCGTTGCTCTATGGCCTGCATGCGCTGCTTACCGGGGTGTCGCTGATGGCGGCCAATGCCCTGGGTGCGCTGCACGGTTTTGGCTTTTCCGCCGGCCTGTTTGATCTGGTACTGAACTGGGGGCTGGCCACCCATCCCTGGCGTTTACTGGGACTGGGGCTGGTGATGGCGCTGCTCTATTTCGTGTTGTTCTACTCGGCCATTCGCCTGTTTCACCTTGCCACGCCGGGACGGGAGCTCGCCGGCGATGCCCCTGAGCAGCAGAACGAAACGATTCGGCCCAAGGATGATCAGGACAGTGTGTTGGCGAGAGGATTGATCGCCGCCTTGGGCGGGGCCGGCAACCTGCAACACATTGACGCCTGCATCACTCGACTGCGGCTGACCCTGAAGGATACCGCCCTGGCGGACGACGCCCGGCTGCGGGCCCTGGGAGCAAAAGGCGTGGTGCACCTGGGGGAGCACCACCTGCAGGTGGTGCTGGGCACCCGTGCCGAGGCGGTGGCCGGTGCGATGAAGGCCGGGTTAGTTAAGGAGCAAAACGGGTCTTAA
- the mnmC gene encoding bifunctional tRNA (5-methylaminomethyl-2-thiouridine)(34)-methyltransferase MnmD/FAD-dependent 5-carboxymethylaminomethyl-2-thiouridine(34) oxidoreductase MnmC, with protein sequence MSHRFITTARLDWNDQGTPVATAFDDVYFSNDNGLAETRYVFLGHNGLPQRFAEHDRDLFVVAETGFGTGLNFLATWRAFADYKRQHPQGNTRRLHFISVEKYPLSRDDLQQALRQWPELTILSEHLLAEYPVLVDGCHRLWLAEDVCLDLWLGDVAELLPQMDAGLAGRVDAWYLDGFAPGKNPEMWTPELFAQLARLARNGATLATFTAAGFVRRGLIDAGFEVKRVKGFGRKREMLAGFRRSDTRPPRPSPWYWRRPGLGQRTLIVGAGVAGAALARQLTRRGHHVTLLERESASAQGASGNHQGAIYPLLNGDHDTLSQFYLPAFLYGRRTLERLARRQPFGHDWCGVVQLAHDDKSAAKIDKLIAGAFPPELVRPLSAEEVNETTGIEANRRGVAYPLGGWVCPHELTAALLAEAGDIACHFNTRVTGLERIHDGWQVQTEHGQTFGADNVVLANGHALTTLAQTQGLALYPVRGQVNHLPAQPVLAALNTVVCYEGYLTPAWQGQHCVGASYDRRDAGLDYRETDEADNLAKLQRTLPALGEPNAIPGEGRVGIRAACRDHLPLAGAAPDKDAQLADYTDMPKRAGQAFPLAADHAGLYVLSGLGSRGMCSAPLLAEVLAAQIQDEPLPLGREVLDALNPNRHWLRKLLKGKPVT encoded by the coding sequence GTGTCTCACCGTTTTATTACCACAGCCCGTCTCGACTGGAATGACCAGGGAACCCCGGTCGCCACCGCCTTTGACGATGTCTATTTTTCCAATGACAACGGTCTGGCCGAAACCCGCTACGTGTTTCTGGGTCATAACGGGTTGCCACAACGGTTTGCCGAGCACGATCGCGACCTCTTCGTGGTGGCCGAAACCGGCTTCGGGACCGGCCTGAATTTTTTGGCGACCTGGCGAGCCTTTGCCGACTATAAACGCCAGCACCCCCAGGGCAATACACGCCGGCTGCACTTTATCAGCGTGGAGAAATATCCCCTCTCCCGTGACGATCTGCAGCAAGCCCTGCGCCAATGGCCAGAGCTTACCATTTTAAGCGAACATTTGTTAGCTGAATATCCGGTACTGGTTGATGGCTGTCACAGATTGTGGCTCGCGGAAGATGTATGCCTGGATTTGTGGCTGGGGGACGTGGCCGAGCTGCTGCCGCAAATGGACGCCGGGCTCGCCGGCCGGGTCGACGCCTGGTATCTGGACGGCTTTGCCCCGGGTAAAAACCCGGAAATGTGGACACCCGAGCTGTTTGCCCAGCTGGCCCGGCTGGCCCGTAACGGCGCCACCCTGGCCACCTTTACCGCCGCGGGTTTTGTGCGCCGCGGGCTGATTGACGCGGGCTTTGAGGTCAAACGGGTCAAAGGCTTTGGCCGCAAACGGGAAATGCTGGCCGGTTTTCGTCGCAGCGACACTCGGCCCCCCCGCCCTTCACCCTGGTACTGGCGCCGTCCGGGCCTGGGTCAGCGCACCCTGATCGTGGGCGCCGGCGTGGCGGGGGCGGCCCTGGCCCGGCAACTGACCCGCCGCGGCCACCACGTCACCCTGCTGGAACGGGAAAGTGCTTCGGCACAGGGGGCCTCGGGCAACCATCAGGGCGCCATCTATCCACTGCTGAACGGTGATCACGACACCCTGAGCCAGTTTTATCTGCCGGCGTTTTTGTATGGCCGGCGCACCCTTGAGCGCCTGGCTCGACGCCAGCCCTTTGGCCACGACTGGTGTGGCGTGGTACAGCTGGCCCACGATGACAAGAGCGCCGCCAAGATAGACAAACTGATCGCCGGTGCCTTTCCGCCCGAGCTGGTACGGCCCTTGTCTGCCGAGGAAGTGAATGAAACCACCGGCATCGAGGCCAACCGGAGGGGGGTCGCCTATCCGCTTGGCGGCTGGGTCTGCCCCCATGAGCTGACCGCCGCCCTGCTGGCGGAAGCCGGTGATATTGCATGCCATTTTAATACCAGGGTTACCGGTCTTGAACGTATCCATGATGGATGGCAAGTACAGACGGAGCACGGGCAGACATTCGGTGCGGATAATGTGGTGCTGGCCAATGGCCACGCCCTGACCACCCTGGCGCAAACCCAAGGTCTGGCGCTCTATCCGGTGCGTGGCCAGGTCAACCATCTGCCAGCCCAACCGGTGCTGGCGGCACTGAATACTGTGGTGTGCTACGAAGGCTACCTCACTCCCGCCTGGCAAGGGCAGCATTGCGTGGGCGCCAGCTACGACCGACGCGATGCCGGCCTTGATTACCGTGAAACAGACGAAGCCGACAACCTGGCCAAGCTGCAACGTACCCTGCCCGCCCTGGGTGAGCCAAACGCCATTCCGGGAGAAGGCCGGGTGGGCATTCGCGCCGCCTGCCGGGATCACCTGCCCCTGGCCGGTGCCGCTCCCGACAAGGACGCCCAGCTGGCCGACTACACCGACATGCCGAAACGGGCCGGCCAGGCCTTTCCCCTGGCCGCGGATCACGCGGGCCTGTATGTGCTCTCCGGGCTGGGCTCCCGGGGCATGTGCTCGGCGCCGCTGCTGGCGGAAGTGCTCGCCGCCCAGATCCAGGACGAGCCCCTGCCCCTGGGCCGGGAGGTGCTTGACGCCCTCAATCCCAACCGGCACTGGCTGCGCAAACTGCTGAAAGGAAAACCGGTAACTTAA
- a CDS encoding TlpA family protein disulfide reductase gives MIIPLARLCLAFCLTLSLSAWSQESHYRTIELTDFATGTPTRLAELDHAKPTYIKFWATWCQPCMQQMPHFQLLQDTFGDRINFVAVNININERSGRVSSVIDRFGLTMPVWMDQRGQLALELGLEGTPYSVLINPAGKIVYTTHESDAMLDGVMARLADGQSLSSAGTETLGEKQKARLLAPWQQGEHLVFFSATWCDWYLEEARPGMARRCKDVQQGLNELVKQLPEEPWQGVVNHLWTDDKALSEFVEKYQMTIPFHIDRHGVLFNEFGVRDLPVLLKLRDGKVIATVTDFSSVAAVRARLGEAR, from the coding sequence ATGATCATCCCCCTTGCGCGCCTGTGTCTGGCGTTTTGCCTGACCCTGTCCTTATCCGCCTGGAGCCAGGAGTCGCATTATCGCACCATTGAACTGACCGATTTTGCCACCGGCACGCCAACCCGGCTGGCGGAGCTGGATCATGCCAAGCCGACCTATATCAAGTTCTGGGCCACCTGGTGTCAGCCCTGCATGCAGCAGATGCCCCACTTTCAGCTGCTGCAAGACACCTTTGGCGACCGCATTAATTTCGTGGCGGTGAACATCAACATCAATGAACGTTCGGGCCGGGTCAGCAGCGTGATCGACAGGTTCGGGCTGACCATGCCGGTATGGATGGATCAACGGGGCCAGCTGGCACTGGAGCTGGGGCTGGAAGGCACTCCCTATTCGGTACTGATCAACCCCGCGGGGAAGATCGTCTACACCACCCATGAGTCCGATGCGATGCTCGACGGCGTGATGGCGCGGCTGGCCGACGGACAGTCGCTGTCTTCGGCCGGCACCGAGACGTTAGGCGAGAAGCAAAAGGCACGGCTGCTGGCGCCCTGGCAGCAGGGAGAACACCTGGTGTTTTTTAGCGCGACCTGGTGCGACTGGTACCTGGAAGAAGCCAGGCCCGGCATGGCGCGACGCTGCAAGGACGTGCAGCAAGGGTTGAACGAGCTGGTGAAACAGTTGCCTGAAGAGCCCTGGCAGGGAGTGGTCAATCACCTGTGGACGGACGACAAGGCGCTGAGCGAGTTTGTGGAAAAATACCAAATGACGATACCGTTTCACATTGATCGTCATGGCGTGTTGTTTAACGAATTCGGCGTGCGCGACCTGCCGGTACTGCTGAAACTCAGAGACGGCAAGGTGATCGCCACCGTCACCGACTTTTCTTCGGTGGCGGCGGTCAGGGCACGTCTGGGCGAAGCGCGCTGA
- the corA gene encoding magnesium/cobalt transporter CorA, with product MITAYTLNGKSLEIQPLSLTDKLPANTLWLDILKPDEQEQSWMKQLFVEEVPELDELDDIEASARFYRDKDGLHIHSLFPQRLGKEIDGINVLFTLRNNMLISFREDDLGLMRLLRHYMRQDRLEVEDAPDLLLEIFQLKIEYISDLIEDGYKTLEETAKEVLQVEDLRQTMSNLMHQEDGNGHVRLALYDTRRALRFMRRTLRKQASDEQRKWIDELLYDIESLLPHTQFLFDKINFQLEAAMGFTSLEQSKVIKIFSVAAVVFLPPTLIASIYGMNFNFMPELALKYGYPLSLVLMLLSACGTYYFFKRKGWL from the coding sequence ATGATCACAGCCTATACCCTGAACGGGAAATCCCTTGAAATTCAGCCCCTGAGCCTGACCGACAAGCTACCCGCCAACACCCTGTGGCTGGACATTCTCAAACCCGACGAGCAGGAACAAAGCTGGATGAAGCAGCTGTTCGTGGAAGAAGTGCCCGAGCTGGATGAGCTGGACGACATCGAGGCCTCGGCCCGTTTCTACCGGGACAAGGACGGCCTGCACATCCACTCCCTGTTTCCCCAGCGGCTGGGCAAGGAAATCGACGGCATCAACGTGCTGTTTACCCTGCGCAACAACATGCTGATAAGTTTTCGGGAGGACGATCTGGGCCTGATGCGGCTGCTGCGCCACTATATGCGCCAGGACCGGCTCGAGGTGGAAGATGCCCCGGACCTGCTGCTGGAAATTTTTCAGCTCAAGATCGAATACATTTCGGATCTGATTGAAGACGGCTACAAGACCCTGGAGGAAACCGCCAAGGAAGTGCTGCAGGTGGAAGATCTGCGCCAGACCATGTCGAATCTGATGCATCAGGAAGACGGTAACGGTCATGTGCGTCTGGCGCTGTACGATACGCGCCGAGCGCTGCGCTTTATGCGCCGCACCCTGCGCAAGCAGGCCAGCGACGAGCAGCGCAAGTGGATAGACGAGCTGCTCTACGACATCGAGTCGCTGCTGCCCCATACCCAGTTTCTGTTCGACAAGATCAACTTTCAGCTGGAGGCAGCCATGGGCTTTACCAGCCTGGAGCAGAGCAAGGTGATCAAGATTTTCTCGGTGGCCGCCGTGGTGTTTCTGCCCCCCACCCTGATCGCCAGTATTTACGGCATGAACTTCAACTTTATGCCGGAGCTGGCACTGAAATACGGTTACCCGCTGTCGCTGGTGCTGATGTTGTTGTCCGCCTGCGGCACCTATTACTTCTTCAAGCGCAAAGGCTGGCTGTAG
- a CDS encoding CreA family protein: MKYPCMTLLLAALGLAGCDNNEVGDVSLGLFTTKDIKIEVLTDPEVPGVTCHMSNIVADLDLADPSDMSISCRQTGEITAAMIAGIDRSKSGDIVFKKSKSIFLKSLKIRRIYDETSQSLLYIAYSTKETSGSYKHSMSTVPLWGTQAYQAASRP, translated from the coding sequence ATGAAATACCCATGCATGACCCTGCTGCTGGCCGCCCTCGGCCTGGCCGGCTGCGACAATAACGAGGTGGGCGATGTGTCCCTGGGGCTGTTTACCACCAAGGACATCAAGATTGAGGTGCTGACCGATCCGGAAGTGCCCGGCGTCACCTGCCATATGTCCAACATAGTGGCAGACCTGGATCTGGCCGATCCGTCGGACATGTCGATCAGCTGCCGGCAGACCGGCGAGATCACCGCCGCCATGATAGCCGGCATCGACCGCTCGAAAAGCGGTGATATCGTGTTCAAGAAGTCCAAGAGCATCTTTCTCAAGAGCCTGAAGATTCGCCGCATCTATGACGAAACCAGCCAGAGTCTGCTCTATATCGCCTACAGCACCAAGGAGACCAGCGGCAGCTACAAACACTCCATGTCGACGGTGCCCTTGTGGGGCACCCAGGCCTATCAGGCCGCCTCCCGGCCCTGA